Sequence from the Fusarium oxysporum Fo47 chromosome VI, complete sequence genome:
GGACTTGAGACGCAAAGTAGGCTTCACCGCACACGTCTCTGAAATGTTGCTCGTCCAACCTCTGAATATGGACTCCAAGCTCCGTCAGGTCTTCCTCGCATCTTGCGACACTAGCGTAGCAATTCCATTTCCGAAGCCTTGCCATCCTTTCGGCTGTCCTTTCGATCGTGTTGTTTTTCTTTGTGATTTGATTGCATAGGTTGCAAGTCGTTTGTTGATTTCGGCGCTCGAACACAAGTCTCATTCCACAGGTTTCACCAGTGCGATACTCTTTGTGGCACCGCTCTCGAAACTTGCCCCATCTCCAATAGCCGCATTTCCAGACGACCAGGTCGTAAAAACACATCGCGATGCAGGAAACTAGCGACAAGAGGCCAGGAAGATTTTTCTGTGGCAGTTGATTGATCAGTTGTTTCTGAAATGCTGGTTGTGCGATGATTCCTCCCTATTCCCATTTTTGAATGGTTAAATACTAATCATCGGCTCTATATCTCGTAAGCCCACGAATCATGAATAATGACCTTACTGAGTGACGCGGTTAACCAACACACATGCAGCCGGCATTTTTGCTCGTCACGGTTAGGTCACGCAGAAAGCAAATTTGATCATTCGCCTGCTGCGTTAGAAGTTTGTTGAACCAACATCCTCCTGAGATAGTGAACCTGCAGGTGAGTGTGTTCGTAGTCAAACAGAGGAGATCATCGTGCTCTATCTAATTTACCAGGTCCCACATCAGTCCCAAGGCAACAAAGGTACCGTAAGAACCAACACCTACAAGGGCATCCATCAAATCAGGTGCTTACAGAGTGGAGCACGCTAAAGTTCATTACGGGGAGGACATCCGATCACGCTCGAGGAACAGGGTAGTTCCGCGCTCCGAAATCAAACCACCCCTTCGATCGATTCGGGATCCGAAGGTAGTAGAATGCGTAGTGGAATTCATCCTCGGCAGAAATTCAGGCACGTGACCGCATAGACCAAATTGAATGGTAACATTCATCAAGATCAATCGCTTGTGCATCCTGACGATGTGAGTCGTAGGCCGGTCCTTCTGATCGCGACAAGCACACACGGTTGTCAAAACCCTTCATACTTGTCTCAAACGCTTCCCAGATCAGCTAATCATAGCCAATCATTGGCATGGCTGGCATGAAACAGGCTGATATGTATAAAGTCCTATACGAGTACTGGCCGATATGGGGTCTGGCCGGCATATTAATGATGGCCGACCGGCCAGAGTTGCTGCCGGCACGGATGGCTGTCGGCACAATAGGCATCAGCGGCCGGGACGGGGTAGCGTGCCGGCAGGGGATATATAAATGGACTGGCCTGGGGAGGTCGACCGATACGGACTTGTGCCGGCATGTAAACATGCCAACCTTATGCTATTGCTATGATGGCAGAGCCCTTCGTCAGCGTACCGGCCTCACCATTACCTAAGCGTGGCATGATATTGCATATAGCAATTATAACGATATGGGGGGATTATAACAGAATTGGTATGCTAGCGACCGATGTGGGGCCGTCACAGCGATAGCGCAAGGTTGGCATGTTTACATGCCGGCACAAGTCCGTATCGGTCGACCTCCCCAGGCCAGTCCATTTATATATCCCCTGCCGGCACGCTACCCCGTGCTGGTCGCTGATGCCTATTGTGCCGACAGCCATCCGTGCCGGCAGCAACTCTGGCCGGTCAGCCATCATTAATATGCCGACACGCTACCCCGTCCCGGCCGCTGATGCCTATTGTGCCGGCAGCCATCTATGTCAGCCAAAATTCTGGCCGATCCACCTCATGCCAGCCCTGATGCTAAATGGATTAACTGCTACATACATGTAAATATTAATCACGCTATTTGCTTGAGTGTGTTCTAGCTGTCTGTTTTCCCAAGTAGGACATATGTGACTGGACAGGGTGAAGCTCTCGTTCCAAAAATAGACTAGTATAATTGTAGTTACTTCTGGGTACTTGAACTCGGAGATATTCAATTCCCCTCTTtatcctcttctccttctcttcagaGCCGGCTCTAGAGTAACCTCTGAGTCCTCGGTCTCGCTTGTGCTCTCGCAACTGTCACTACTGATCTCTACTATATTCTTGCTATCACACTGCAAGGATCCTCCTACATCCGTTCCGTATTGTTTTGCTACGCCCTGCTGTAAAGCTTCGTCTTGTCGCCTTAAGGCTTCCCATACTGACTGCCGAGCCGTCTCTTCATTTTTGATCTTGCTTAAGCTGCGGTCCTGATTGGCCTGGGGGCTCTCACCGTCCATAACCGCTGGTGAGTGCGATTGGTCAACGCCAGTTGCGTCTGATGTGActttatttcctttttcGAGCCTGAAAAATGCATGAAAGACGGATCTACGCACAAAAAGCGAAGTAACATCCACGTCTCTTGCTACTGGAAGCGAAAAATATGTCATCGTGAAGAAATTTCGATCGTGCTCATAGGCTCCAGAGTATTGACGCCCACATCGGCGAGCAATTAGCTCCCCAGTGCCTCTAGTGGTGAATCTAGGTCCAACAAAATCTGgtcgtcttcttcgagcTGCTCGGAAAAGTTGCACAGCAGAAGACACAAGATTATCCAGGTCCGACCTGTCATATTCGTACTCCGATTCGGGCCGGGCCAAAAGAAGCGTCCTAAGCGCCAACTCACGGTCCGGATCTTCCGATGCTAAACGAGTGATTTCGACAGAGCTGAATCCAAGACGTTGAGCTTCGATTGCCAATTGAAACCAGGATTTAGGATTGGGCCCTCCTCGTCCCGGCATCTGTACCTTTGCTCTATCTCCTCGGAGAGGAGCTTCATCGGTCAGTTGTACTATGTTTTGCATTATGAAGAGATACACCCGTTTCAACTTGTCGAGGAACTCAGCATCTGCTCCCCTTTGGCGTCCAGGTAGGAAGGCATCAAGTGCAACTGCCTGGGCTGTCGAAGAAGATCGTCCTTGGCCCAAGATGAGCCGCTTCAGTACATCCGCGCAAGGTCGGAGATATTTGACATCTTTCTGCAGAGTATGTATAGAAGGAATCAGAAATTTGATCCTCCTAAGTCGGTCCAGCAGTGCTATCCTCTCTGACGTATTGGTGAGACTTCTAAACACTACCCCACTCGTTATAACTCGAGTAACGTGCTCCAAGTCCTGTTCCGATAACCCCGGAACTCTTAGTTGCAATTCCCTTACAGAGGCGGTATCTATGTGTCGCAATGCTGACTTCGACCCCATGATTTCAGTCCAAGTATTGAGGATGAATCTAAAGTACCGGATAATCTCCTGGGGGAAAAAAAGTCAGTTGGATTGTTACATTGAGAAGAGTCTGAAGGTACCTCATCGCATTTGGCTGCAATTATTTTGTGCCACACGCCAATTAATAGATCTTCACGCATAGCAGGTATACTACGAATCAACTCCACGAAAGGGGTAGCCAGGGAGTGATGTTCAAGTAAACCTCTCAGGATGCTCGCCTTGCTCTTAGAAAGTTTCGCCCACCATTCGTCCTCCGCGATTGTGTTGAAGCGACTCTGCACAATCTCCGCACATATACGTCCATCAGAGTACCCTCCAATATTAACGGAAGTATTTCTAGCTCTGCCAGGAGCTTCCTGGTGAATATCTTTTTCGGGGTGTTAATATTTACCTACCCTTTAGGAAGAAAACGGATTTGCTCTTACCTGCATACAGTTCAACGGTCCACCAATAGAAAGAGCGATCGGTGTCCAGGAGTGCCTTCACGCGGCTTCTGCCCTGATCACATCGCACATAGGTATCCGGTGGAAGGTGAAGCATTGGAGGATCTCCCTCTCTCTGCAGACTTGCCAGCGTCAAGCGGGAACGCACCAGGGCCTTCTGTAAAGCATCCCGAGTGATGCTACCCCTGATAAAATTCTGTGGATCATATCGGTTACATCCTTCTAGTTCAAAAATGTGTTTGAGACGATTAACTTTGGTTGTATCGATGTTGTAGTTGCAGGAAGAATAATCAGGTGCGAAAACAAGAGCATTGATTGCCATTCTGACAATGCCTTGGTAAGTCATGTCGTATttgccaagaagatgaaagatGTTTGCGTTGGGTttttggaaagaagaagaagaagaagaagaagaataaatcTCCCCAAGTCTCTTACAAATTGAAAGAGTTACCCAGAGCGGTTTTGAACGGCTGATGTATCTCTTTATGATACTTAAACTCAGGGATTCCACCGAAATGTTGTAGTACAGCTGTTCCTCGCTCATTACGTCATTATGTGACACTACTGGGACCAGAACCCGCACCCTGGCTGATGTGCCGCCCACTGTAATGCCAGGATCCAGTTTCGGCCCCGATAGGCTTCGGGAAGCTGTCGCCCCCGAGACGGTCTTATGAAGAAGTCACTTAACGTTCCTTGAATGCTTGTCAGTACCCTGGGGTTAAGAGCAGTTCTCTGACCTTACTACCGTCCCGGCCGAAATTAGAGGCCGCCCTGGCTGTCTGAGTAAAGTTACTGAGCACAGACCAGGCCGTGGCTGGTGTGGCTTTTACAGTGCGCAATGTCAGAAATGTAATTGTACATGCAGCCCCACTTCCCTTTGATGACTTCGTGTCCCATTGTGGAGC
This genomic interval carries:
- a CDS encoding uncharacterized protein (of unknown function-domain containing protein); protein product: MTYQGIVRMAINALVFAPDYSSCNYNIDTTKVNRLKHIFELEGCNRYDPQNFIRGSITRDALQKALVRSRLTLASLQREGDPPMLHLPPDTYVRCDQGRSRVKALLDTDRSFYWWTVELYADIHQEAPGRARNTSVNIGGYSDGRICAEIVQSRFNTIAEDEWWAKLSKSKASILRGLLEHHSLATPFVELIRSIPAMREDLLIGVWHKIIAAKCDEVPSDSSQCNNPTDFFSPRRLSGTLDSSSILGLKSWGRSQHCDT